One region of Glycine max cultivar Williams 82 chromosome 9, Glycine_max_v4.0, whole genome shotgun sequence genomic DNA includes:
- the LOC100800374 gene encoding chlorophyll a-b binding protein, chloroplastic-like: protein MALALSSTALSSLPNREIRQKGFPERTPTCLSLTRRTIANATKGVSAVCEPLPPDRPLWFPGSSPPEWLDGSLPGDFGFDPLGLGSDPELLKWFAQAELMHSRWAMLAVFGILVPELLERIGYIENFSWYDAGTREYFVDPTTLFVVQMGLMGWVEGRRWADIVNPGSVDIEPKVPHVTNPKPDVGYPGGLWFDPMMWGRGSPEPVMVLRTKEIKNGRLAMLAFVGFWFQAIYTGEGPIENLMAHLADPGHCNIFSAFTR, encoded by the exons ATGGCTTTAGCACTTTCCTCCACCGCATTGTCAAGTCTTCCAAACAG AGAAATTCGTCAAAAGGGTTTCCCAGAAAGAACACCCACATGCTTGAGCCTGACCAGAAGAACAATTGCAAATGCTACAAAAGGAGTCTCAGCTGTCTGTGAACCACTTCCTCCAGATAGACCATTGTGGTTCCCTGGTAGCTCACCTCCTGAGTGGCTTGATGGCAG TCTTCCTGGTGATTTCGGATTCGACCCTCTTGGATTAG GGTCTGATCCAGAGTTGTTAAAGTGGTTCGCTCAGGCAGAACTAATGCATTCAAGATGGGCAATGCTGGCAGTGTTCGGAATTCTGGTCCCCGAATTGCTCGAAAGAATCGGCTACATCGAGAACTTCTCTTGGTACGATGCTGGCACACGAGAGTATTTTGTGGACCCCACAACCTTATTCGTCGTGCAAATGGGCCTGATGGGCTGGGTGGAGGGTCGAAGATGGGCCGACATTGTTAACCCAGGGAGTGTTGACATTGAGCCCAAAGTGCCACACGTCACGAACCCAAAGCCCGATGTTGGGTACCCTGGTGGGCTTTGGTTTGACCCAATGATGTGGGGAAGAGGTTCGCCTGAGCCAGTGATGGTTTTGAGGACCAAGGAGATCAAGAATGGAAGACTTGCAATGTTGGCTTTTGTTGGGTTCTGGTTCCAAGCTATTTATACAGGGGAAGGACCCATTGAAAATTTGATGGCACACCTTGCTGATCCTGGTCACTGCAACATTTTCTCG GCTTTCACGCGTTAG
- the LOC100800910 gene encoding probable polygalacturonase, protein MVESTEQGGRGILGLFQFQLLHPKTTPFASHKTLLAFLWVATLASVLLWQRTTISGFLVQGGVPVRAPPKLRPVVFCLTEFGGVGDGVTLNTEAFERGVGAISKLGDKGGGQLNVPPGRWLTAPFNLTSHMTLFLARDSVILAVQDEKYWPLMPALPSYGYGREHPGPRYSSLIHGQNLRDVVITGHNGTINGQGQTWWTKYRQKLLNHTRGPLVQILWSSNIVISNITLRDSPFWTLHPYDCKNVTVKNVTILAPVSHAPNTDGIDPDSCEDMLIEDCYISVGDDAIAIKSGWDQYGITYGRPSKNIVIRNLVVRSNVSAGISIGSEMSGGVSNVLVENILVWESRRAMRIKTAPGRGGYVRQITYKNLMFKNVRVGIVIKTDYNEHPGTGYDPRALPILRDISFINIRGQGVRVPVRIQGSEQIPVRNVTFQDMKIGITYKKKHIFQCAFVQGQAIGTIFPSPCDSFDRYNEQGQLVKHAASQNVTDIDYEI, encoded by the exons ATGGTGGAGAGCACAGAACAAGGAGGGAGAGGGATACTCGGGTTGTTCCAGTTCCAGTTACTCCACCCCAAAACGACACCCTTCGCGTCTCACAAGACGCTCTTAGCGTTCCTGTGGGTGGCCACGCTGGCCTCGGTGTTGTTGTGGCAGAGAACTACGATCAGCGGGTTTCTGGTGCAGGGCGGCGTGCCGGTGAGGGCGCCGCCGAAGCTAAGGCCGGTGGTTTTCTGTTTGACGGAGTTCGGCGGTGTCGGCGACGGCGTTACGCTCAACACGGAGGCGTTTGAGAGAGGTGTTGGTGCGATCTCGAAGTTGGGAGATAAGGGTGGGGGTCAACTTAATGTGCCACCTGGGCGGTGGCTCACTGCGCCGTTTAATCTCACCAGTCATATGACGCTCTTTCTTGCCAGAGATTCTGTCATACTTGCAGTTCAG GATGAAAAGTATTGGCCATTGATGCCCGCATTGCCTTCATATGGGTATGGAAGGGAGCATCCTGGTCCTCGATATAGCAGTTTAATTCATGGTCAAAATCTTAGAGATGTTGTCATAACAG GCCATAATGGTACCATAAATGGACAGGGACAAACATGGTGGACAAAGTATCGCCAGAAgcttctgaaccacacaaggggGCCACTTGTTCAGATATTGTGGTCTAGTAACATTGTGATCTCAAATATTACTCTGCGTGACTCTCCTTTTTGGACACTTCATCCATATGACTGCAAAAATGTTACAGTTAAAAATGTTACTATATTGGCTCCTGTTTCTCATGCTCCAAATACTGATGGCATAGATCCTG ATTCTTGTGAGGATATGTTGATAGAGGACTGTTACATAAGTGTGGGGGATGATGCAATTGCAATAAAAAGTGGCTGGGATCAATATGGAATAACTTATGGAAGGCCTTCCAAGAATATAGTAATTCGAAACCTTGTTGTTCGCTCTAATGTCAG TGCTGGCATCTCAATAGGCAGTGAGATGTCTGGTGGGGTATCCAACGTCCTGGTGGAGAACATTCTTGTATGGGAATCAAGGCGTGCCATGAGAATCAAGACTGCACCAGGAAGAGGTGGATATGTGCGTCAAATAACTTACAAAAATCTAATGTTCAAAAACGTTCGCGTTGGAATTGTGATCAAGACAGATTACAATGAACACCCTGGTACTGGATATGATCCTAGAGCACTTCCAATACTCAGAGACATAAGCTTCATCAACATTCGCGGTCAAGGAGTTCGTGTGCCTGTTCGAATTCAAGGTAGTGAACAGATTCCAGTTAGAAATGTGACTTTCCAGGATATGAAGATTGGCATAACTTACAAGAAGAAGCATATCTTCCAGTGTGCCTTTGTCCAAGGTCAGGCAATAGGGACCATCTTTCCTTCTCCCTGTGACAGCTTTGATCGGTACAATGAGCAAGGACAGCTTGTTAAGCATGCTGCTTCTCAGAATGTAACAGATATAGATTATGAAATTTGA
- the LOC102663460 gene encoding uncharacterized protein has translation MSWKHPQKGVIDLNVDESVLEGSPRGGFGGIYRDYRGLFPRGLCGNVGSSNMVFVELVALWRRLWLCWDEGYKELICYTDLSLVVQLVLGVLDYHHAYNNEIMQTKELLG, from the coding sequence ATGAGTTGGAAGCACCCTCAGAAGGGCGTTATTGATCTTAATGTTGATGAAAGTGTTTTGGAGGGGTCTCCTCGTGGGGGCTTTGGAGGGATCTACAGAGATTATAGGGGTTTATTCCCGAGGGGCTTATGTGGAAATGTCGGGAGCTCAAATATGGTTTTTGTGGAATTGGTAGCCTTGTGGAGAAGACTATGGTTGTGTTGGGATGAGGGGTATAAAGAGTTAATTTGCTATACGGATTTAAGTTTAGTGGTGCAATTGGTCCTAGGGGTGTTGGATTATCACCATGCTTACAACAATGAGATCATGCAAACGAAGGAGCTTCTTGggtga